In Streptomyces dangxiongensis, one DNA window encodes the following:
- a CDS encoding type I polyketide synthase: MVDDKKYREYLNKAVATARQATRRLREVEEKAWEPIAIVGMACRLPGGVTSPEDLWRLVADGTDAISAFPADRGWDLEGLYDPNPDVPGTSYVREGGFLHGAADFDAGFFGISPREALAMDPQQRLLLETSWEVFESANIDPTSLRGHRIGFYTGVMHHDYAPRVRQVPEDLEAYIGRGSTGSFASGRVSYTLGLEGPSVTVDTACSSSLVAIHLAVQSLRTGESEMAMAGGAAVMSDSKMFVEFSRQRGLSPDGRCRAFAASADGTGFSEGVGVLLLERLSDARRNGHEVLAVVRGTAVNQDGASNGLTAPNGTAQREVIRQALENARLSPSDVDAVEAHGTGTSLGDPIEAQALIATYGQERPGDGRPLWLGSLKSNIGHAQSAAGVAGVIKMVEAMRHGVLPRTLHVDAPTPEVDWSAGAVELLTEARDWPERDEPRRAGVSSFGLSGTNAHVILESARPASDEPGPATEPTDVTESERTTAERAVPHGVVPLALSGKSPDALSAQAKRLAAFLESHPGTPLSDIALSLTSRAVFDHRGVAVAGTHAEAVQRLTALAQDATVSTGTHGDTGVVFVFPGQGAQWVGMAVGLLAESEVFAGWMARCGEALAPFVGWSLVDVLGDEEALERVDVVQPVLWAVMVSLAGLWRSVGVEPVAVVGHSQGEIAAACVVGGLSLEEGARVVARRSQVIASGLAGSGGMLSVALPVGVVEGRLGGGLSVAAVNGPSSVVVAGVVGELEALEGELRGEGVRVRRVAVDYASHSAEVERVEGVLGEVLGGVSGVSSGVPFFSTVTGGVVDTGVLDGGYWYRNLRERVRFEEVVRSLLGSGRRVFVEVSPHPVLGFVVAETMGAVGVDGVVVGSLRRGEGGWERFLRSVGEVYAGGVDVDWRAVLEGQAARRVQLPTYPFQHQRYWLDANERPAVEADPVDAAFWAAIEAGDTGALADDLQLKASVLDEVLPALSSWRRRKQERTVIDGWRYQLGWDRVDTTGSAAGTAAGTGTGTGTGTTAGTFTGTAAGTAVGTLSGTWLVAVGGDGGPLADAVADGLAERGVQTVRIEVDTENADRETLAAALDDQDFTGVLSLLALDGRPHPVHTTWSRGTIGTVALVQALGDAGIEAPLWAVTSGGVAVADSAELTDASQHAMWGIGTVLALDHPRTWGGLVDLPAGTTEADPRTLDLLCTALSGTGDEDQLAVRPDGLHARRMRRAPLDGAPAAKPWTPRGTVLVTGGTGGTGAHVARWLAEHGAEHLVLTSRRGPQAPGAAELRAELEALGARITITACDITDREAVVGLLHDIPAELPLTAVLHLAGATQTESPLSGLTVEQFADMGRAKIAGAHHLDDLLGDRDLDAFVLFSSGATAWGSNGLTSYAGANAHLDALAHRRRARGLTATSIAWGAWGGGGMVDASMAGEFTKLGITLMEPHLGVAALVQAVEHDETHVVVAGIDWTRFAPAFALSRPRPLLRGLPEVTEILAGATEDQPDTDASALRSELLKLSPAEQERRLVDLVRIEAGAVLGHSDTEVVGEERAFKEIGFDSVTAVELRNRLNAAVRLRLPATLVFDYPNARALADHLRTELVGDRSAATTDTADAALPTLVVPPSATDDPIAIVSMGCRLPGGVTSPEELWTLLAEGRDALADFPADRGWDLDNLFSDDPDAPGTTYVRKGGFLRGVADFDAGFFGINPREALAMDPQQRLLLETSWEVFERAGIDPASLRGKDVGVFTGMGAQDYTPRLGGGTEGTEGYALTGSAGSVASGRVSYVLGLEGPALTIDTACSSSLVAMHSAMQALRSGECSLALAGGVAVMSTPGVFVEFSRQRGLAPDGRCKAFADGADGTAWAEGVGLLLLERLSDARRNGHEVLALVRGSAVNQDGASNGLTAPNGPSQQRVIRQALASAGLSAADVDAVEAHGTGTALGDPIEAQALIATYGQERRADDRPLLLGALKSNLGHTGATAGVAGVIKMVEAMRHGVLPKTLHVDEPSPKVDWSAGAVELLTESREWPETGRPRRAGVSAFGISGTNAHVILEAAEAEPVVERAVVPEGVVPLLVSGKSQEAVRAQVGRLVEFLGADASVDLTDVAYSLATARTHFDHRAVVVAGSVEEAREGLASVRPEGVVPAGRLGVLFTGQGSQRVGMGRELYVAFPVFAEAFDEVCAAVDGKLGRSLKAVVFEGGELLEETGYAQPALFAVEVALFHLVRSWGVRPDFVAGHSIGEVAAAYVAGVWSLEDAAALVVARGRLMQALPAGGVMVALEATEAEVVPLLSDGVSIAAVNGPTSLVLSGAEGAVESVVARFERRRVKRLRVSHAFHSPLMDPMLEAFREVAAGLTYNAPTLPVVSNVTGEVADAGRLCSPEYWVEHVRGTVRFHDGVRAMKDQKVTTFLELGPDGILTGMVAEDCVPSLRRDVPEDRALLNAVGQLHTRGVAVDWEQVFAGRDARRVDLPTYAFQRQRYWLAAAAPASDVSMRHPVLNAVLTVPDTGGVLCTGRLSRAAQPWLSEQLPGGDVVPGAAMVELAIRAGDEVDAGTVRELTVETPLVLPATGALRVQVSVGGADDEGHRTVGVYTRPERGDDSWTCHATGTLAPTSSTGEPTGDAHPAGGYIEVALDNELTAEAKHFGLHPVLLEAAAHVTGLSGMSTEWRGTTLHAAGASAVRVRVTPTDSDTVRLDIRDADGAPVASVESVVLREIPQEQLRVSGGGGSLLRVEWSGVPVSVDADAGVVEVFEVGAAVLDAEGVRAVTAEALSVVQSFLASSREGVLVVVTRGAVGVGGGVGDPVVAGVWGLVRSAQAENPGRVVLMDVDPDTGLDAGVVAGVVASGESQVVVRSGEVFVPRLVRAAVAASGGSVFRPGGTVLVTGGTGTLGGVVARHLVGAHGVRSLVLTSRRGLDAPGAVALKAELEQAGAVVTVAACDVADRVQLAGVLACVPVGAPLSGVVHTAGVLDDGVIGSLTAERLAAVLRPKVDAVLALHELTSGLELDAFVLYSSASGVLGGPGQGNYSAANAFLDAFACWRRGQGLPAVSLAWGLWGEASAMTGSLGASDQARMSRGGIRALSVEEGMALFDAGLTADEPALVAAKFDLAALTEQAAADRLAPMLRGLVRQPRRSVRTGAVGVGTGGAAGESLADRLAMMSQPDRQRILLDLVRTDAAAVLGRRERDAIAPERAFKDLGFDSLTGVELRNRLTATTGLQLPASAVFDHPTPAALADVLVEQLGASPVSVLAELDRLEAALSSTALDDEVMVQAAKRLQTLASRWASSGSVVEAEEEFDLASASDDELFSFAENELGSS, translated from the coding sequence ATGGTCGACGACAAGAAGTACCGCGAATACCTCAACAAGGCCGTCGCCACCGCACGTCAGGCCACGCGCCGGCTGCGTGAGGTCGAGGAGAAGGCGTGGGAGCCCATCGCCATCGTCGGTATGGCATGTCGGCTGCCGGGCGGAGTGACCTCTCCGGAGGACCTCTGGCGGCTCGTGGCCGACGGCACCGACGCCATATCCGCCTTCCCGGCCGACCGCGGATGGGACCTGGAGGGCCTGTACGACCCGAACCCCGACGTGCCGGGCACGTCGTACGTCCGTGAGGGCGGCTTCCTCCACGGCGCGGCCGACTTCGACGCGGGCTTCTTCGGGATATCCCCGCGCGAGGCGCTGGCCATGGACCCGCAGCAGCGGCTGCTCCTGGAGACCTCCTGGGAGGTCTTCGAAAGCGCCAACATCGACCCCACGTCCCTGCGCGGGCACCGGATCGGCTTCTACACCGGCGTCATGCACCACGACTACGCCCCGCGGGTGCGTCAGGTTCCCGAGGACCTGGAGGCGTACATCGGGCGCGGCAGCACGGGCAGTTTCGCCTCCGGCCGCGTGTCGTACACGCTGGGCCTGGAAGGCCCCTCGGTGACCGTCGACACCGCGTGCTCCTCCTCGCTGGTCGCGATCCACCTCGCCGTGCAGTCCCTGCGCACCGGCGAGTCGGAGATGGCGATGGCGGGCGGCGCGGCCGTGATGTCCGACAGCAAGATGTTCGTGGAGTTCTCCCGCCAGCGCGGCCTCTCCCCGGACGGCCGGTGCCGGGCCTTCGCGGCGAGCGCCGACGGCACCGGATTCTCCGAGGGCGTCGGCGTACTGCTCCTGGAGCGCCTGTCCGACGCGCGCCGCAACGGACACGAGGTACTGGCCGTCGTCCGGGGCACCGCCGTGAACCAGGACGGCGCGTCCAACGGCCTGACCGCGCCCAACGGCACCGCGCAACGGGAGGTCATCCGCCAGGCGTTGGAGAACGCCCGCCTGTCGCCGTCCGACGTGGACGCCGTCGAGGCGCACGGCACCGGCACCTCCCTCGGTGACCCGATCGAGGCGCAGGCGCTGATCGCCACGTACGGCCAGGAACGGCCCGGCGACGGTCGACCGCTGTGGCTGGGCTCGCTGAAGTCCAACATCGGGCACGCCCAGTCGGCCGCCGGTGTGGCCGGTGTGATCAAGATGGTGGAGGCGATGCGCCACGGCGTGCTGCCGAGGACGCTGCACGTGGACGCGCCGACGCCCGAGGTCGACTGGTCCGCCGGCGCGGTGGAGCTGCTGACCGAGGCCCGGGACTGGCCGGAGCGGGACGAGCCGCGCCGGGCCGGCGTGTCGTCCTTCGGCCTCAGCGGCACCAACGCCCACGTGATTCTCGAGTCCGCTCGGCCCGCGTCCGACGAACCCGGCCCCGCGACCGAGCCCACCGACGTCACCGAGTCGGAGCGGACGACCGCCGAGCGTGCCGTCCCGCACGGTGTGGTGCCGTTGGCCCTCTCCGGCAAGTCCCCCGACGCCCTGAGCGCGCAGGCGAAGCGGCTCGCGGCCTTCCTGGAGAGCCACCCCGGGACACCGCTGTCCGACATCGCCCTCTCCCTGACCTCGCGCGCCGTGTTCGACCACCGCGGCGTGGCCGTCGCGGGCACGCACGCCGAGGCCGTCCAGCGCCTCACGGCCCTCGCGCAGGACGCCACGGTGTCCACCGGTACCCACGGTGACACCGGCGTCGTGTTCGTGTTTCCGGGTCAGGGGGCGCAGTGGGTGGGGATGGCGGTGGGTCTGCTGGCGGAGTCGGAGGTGTTTGCGGGGTGGATGGCGCGGTGTGGTGAGGCGTTGGCTCCGTTTGTGGGGTGGTCGTTGGTGGATGTGTTGGGTGATGAGGAGGCGTTGGAGCGGGTTGATGTGGTGCAGCCGGTGTTGTGGGCGGTGATGGTGTCGTTGGCGGGGTTGTGGCGGTCGGTGGGTGTGGAGCCGGTTGCGGTGGTGGGGCATTCGCAGGGGGAGATCGCGGCGGCGTGTGTGGTGGGTGGGTTGTCGTTGGAGGAGGGTGCGCGGGTGGTGGCGCGGCGTAGTCAGGTGATTGCGTCGGGTTTGGCGGGTTCGGGTGGGATGTTGTCGGTTGCGTTGCCGGTGGGTGTGGTGGAGGGGCGGTTGGGTGGGGGGTTGTCGGTGGCGGCGGTGAATGGTCCGTCGTCGGTGGTGGTTGCGGGTGTGGTGGGGGAGTTGGAGGCGTTGGAGGGGGAGTTGCGGGGGGAGGGGGTGCGGGTGCGTCGGGTGGCGGTGGATTATGCGTCGCATTCGGCGGAGGTGGAGCGGGTGGAGGGTGTGTTGGGGGAGGTGTTGGGGGGTGTGTCGGGTGTGTCGTCGGGGGTGCCGTTCTTTTCGACGGTGACGGGTGGTGTGGTGGATACGGGGGTTCTGGATGGGGGGTATTGGTATCGGAATCTGCGGGAGCGGGTGCGTTTTGAGGAGGTGGTGCGTTCGTTGCTGGGGTCGGGGCGGCGGGTGTTCGTGGAGGTGAGTCCGCATCCGGTGCTGGGGTTCGTGGTGGCGGAGACGATGGGTGCGGTGGGTGTTGATGGTGTGGTGGTGGGGTCGTTGCGGCGTGGTGAGGGGGGTTGGGAGCGGTTTTTGCGGTCGGTGGGTGAGGTGTATGCGGGGGGTGTGGATGTCGATTGGCGGGCGGTGTTGGAGGGGCAGGCGGCCCGGCGGGTCCAGTTGCCGACGTATCCCTTCCAGCACCAGCGCTACTGGCTCGACGCCAACGAGCGTCCCGCAGTGGAGGCCGACCCGGTGGACGCGGCCTTCTGGGCCGCGATCGAGGCTGGTGACACCGGCGCCCTCGCCGACGACCTCCAGTTGAAGGCCTCCGTACTCGACGAGGTCCTGCCCGCACTGTCGTCCTGGCGCCGCCGCAAGCAGGAGCGGACCGTCATCGATGGATGGCGCTACCAACTCGGCTGGGACCGCGTCGACACCACCGGCAGCGCTGCCGGTACCGCTGCGGGCACAGGCACAGGCACAGGCACCGGTACCACTGCCGGCACCTTCACCGGTACTGCCGCCGGCACAGCCGTCGGCACCCTCTCCGGGACCTGGCTCGTCGCCGTCGGCGGCGACGGCGGCCCACTCGCCGACGCGGTCGCCGACGGACTCGCCGAACGGGGCGTACAGACCGTGCGCATCGAGGTCGACACCGAGAACGCCGACCGGGAGACGCTGGCCGCCGCCCTGGACGACCAGGATTTCACGGGCGTCCTGTCGCTCCTCGCGCTCGACGGCCGGCCGCACCCCGTCCACACCACCTGGTCGCGCGGCACGATCGGCACCGTCGCCCTCGTCCAGGCACTCGGCGACGCGGGGATCGAGGCCCCCCTGTGGGCGGTCACCTCCGGCGGCGTCGCCGTGGCCGACTCCGCCGAGCTGACCGACGCCTCCCAGCACGCGATGTGGGGTATCGGCACCGTCCTGGCCCTGGACCACCCGCGCACCTGGGGCGGCCTCGTCGACCTGCCCGCCGGCACCACCGAAGCAGATCCGCGCACCCTCGACCTGCTGTGCACCGCCCTCTCCGGCACCGGCGACGAGGACCAACTCGCCGTACGCCCTGACGGCCTGCACGCCCGCCGCATGCGCCGCGCCCCCCTCGACGGCGCCCCGGCCGCCAAGCCCTGGACGCCGCGCGGCACCGTCCTGGTCACCGGCGGCACCGGCGGCACCGGTGCCCATGTCGCCCGCTGGCTCGCCGAGCACGGAGCCGAGCACCTGGTGCTCACCAGCCGCCGAGGCCCCCAAGCGCCAGGCGCCGCCGAACTCCGCGCCGAACTGGAGGCGTTGGGCGCCCGGATCACCATCACCGCCTGCGACATCACCGACCGGGAGGCGGTCGTCGGCCTCCTCCACGACATTCCCGCCGAGCTGCCGCTCACCGCCGTCCTGCACCTCGCCGGCGCCACCCAGACCGAATCCCCGCTGTCCGGGCTCACCGTCGAGCAGTTCGCGGACATGGGCCGAGCCAAGATCGCCGGTGCCCACCACCTGGACGACCTGCTCGGCGACCGCGACCTGGACGCCTTCGTCCTGTTCTCCTCCGGCGCGACCGCCTGGGGCAGCAACGGCCTGACCTCGTACGCCGGGGCCAACGCCCACCTCGACGCGCTCGCCCACCGTCGCCGTGCCCGCGGACTCACCGCCACCTCCATCGCCTGGGGCGCCTGGGGCGGCGGCGGCATGGTCGACGCGTCCATGGCCGGGGAGTTCACCAAGCTCGGCATCACCCTCATGGAGCCCCACCTCGGCGTCGCCGCCCTGGTGCAGGCCGTCGAGCACGACGAGACCCATGTCGTCGTCGCCGGCATCGACTGGACCCGCTTCGCCCCCGCCTTCGCCCTTTCCCGCCCCCGCCCGCTGCTGCGCGGACTGCCCGAGGTCACCGAAATCCTCGCCGGCGCCACCGAGGACCAGCCCGACACCGACGCCTCCGCCCTCCGCTCCGAACTGCTGAAGCTGTCCCCGGCCGAACAGGAACGCCGACTGGTGGACCTGGTCCGGATAGAGGCAGGAGCCGTCCTTGGCCACTCCGACACGGAAGTCGTAGGTGAGGAACGGGCGTTCAAGGAGATCGGCTTCGACTCCGTCACCGCGGTGGAACTGCGCAACCGGCTCAACGCGGCCGTCCGGCTGCGCCTGCCCGCCACCCTCGTCTTCGACTACCCGAACGCCAGGGCACTGGCGGACCACCTCCGCACCGAGCTCGTCGGCGACCGGTCCGCCGCCACCACCGACACCGCCGACGCGGCCCTTCCCACCCTCGTCGTACCGCCGTCCGCGACCGACGACCCGATCGCCATCGTCTCCATGGGGTGCCGCCTCCCCGGCGGCGTGACCTCCCCCGAGGAACTGTGGACCCTGCTCGCCGAGGGCCGTGACGCGCTCGCCGACTTCCCGGCCGACCGCGGCTGGGACCTGGACAACCTCTTCTCCGACGACCCTGACGCTCCCGGTACGACCTACGTCCGCAAGGGCGGCTTCCTGCGCGGCGTCGCCGACTTCGACGCCGGATTCTTCGGCATCAACCCGCGCGAGGCCCTCGCCATGGACCCGCAGCAGCGCCTCCTCCTGGAGACCTCCTGGGAAGTCTTCGAGCGCGCCGGCATCGACCCGGCCTCCCTGCGCGGCAAGGATGTCGGTGTCTTCACCGGCATGGGTGCCCAGGACTACACCCCACGGCTCGGCGGCGGCACCGAGGGCACCGAGGGCTACGCCCTGACCGGCAGCGCCGGCAGCGTCGCCTCCGGCCGCGTCTCGTACGTCCTCGGCCTGGAGGGCCCCGCCCTCACCATCGATACGGCGTGCTCGTCGTCGCTGGTGGCCATGCACTCCGCGATGCAGGCGCTGCGCAGCGGCGAGTGCTCGCTCGCGCTGGCCGGCGGCGTCGCCGTAATGTCCACCCCGGGCGTCTTCGTGGAGTTCTCCCGGCAGCGCGGACTGGCCCCCGACGGCCGGTGCAAGGCCTTCGCCGACGGCGCGGACGGCACGGCGTGGGCCGAGGGCGTAGGCCTGCTCCTGCTCGAGCGCCTGTCCGACGCGCGGCGCAACGGCCACGAGGTCCTGGCCCTGGTGCGCGGCAGCGCGGTCAACCAGGACGGCGCCTCCAACGGCCTCACGGCGCCGAACGGTCCGTCGCAGCAGCGGGTGATCCGTCAGGCGTTGGCGAGTGCCGGTCTGTCGGCGGCCGACGTGGACGCGGTGGAGGCGCACGGGACGGGTACGGCGCTGGGCGACCCGATCGAGGCACAGGCGCTGATCGCCACGTACGGCCAGGAACGGCGCGCCGACGACCGCCCGTTGCTCCTCGGAGCCCTGAAGTCGAACCTCGGTCACACCGGGGCCACTGCGGGTGTGGCGGGTGTGATCAAGATGGTGGAGGCGATGCGGCACGGTGTGCTGCCGAAGACGCTGCATGTGGATGAGCCGTCGCCGAAGGTGGACTGGTCGGCGGGTGCGGTGGAGTTGCTGACGGAGTCTCGGGAGTGGCCTGAGACGGGCCGTCCGCGTCGTGCGGGTGTGTCGGCGTTCGGTATCAGTGGGACGAATGCGCACGTGATTCTGGAGGCCGCCGAGGCTGAGCCGGTGGTGGAGCGTGCGGTGGTTCCCGAGGGTGTGGTGCCGTTGCTGGTGTCCGGGAAGTCGCAGGAGGCGGTACGGGCTCAGGTGGGTCGGCTGGTGGAGTTCCTGGGGGCGGACGCTTCGGTGGACCTCACGGATGTGGCGTACTCGCTGGCGACTGCCCGGACGCACTTCGACCATCGTGCGGTGGTGGTGGCGGGTTCGGTGGAGGAGGCGCGGGAGGGTCTGGCGTCGGTGCGCCCGGAGGGTGTGGTGCCGGCGGGTCGTCTGGGTGTGTTGTTCACCGGGCAGGGGTCGCAGCGGGTGGGGATGGGGCGTGAACTGTACGTCGCCTTCCCGGTGTTCGCCGAGGCGTTCGATGAGGTGTGTGCGGCCGTCGACGGGAAGCTCGGCCGCTCACTGAAGGCGGTGGTCTTCGAGGGCGGGGAGCTGCTGGAGGAGACGGGGTACGCGCAGCCGGCGCTGTTCGCGGTCGAGGTGGCGCTGTTCCACCTCGTACGGTCCTGGGGCGTGCGTCCTGATTTCGTGGCGGGTCATTCGATCGGTGAGGTGGCGGCGGCTTATGTGGCGGGTGTGTGGTCGCTGGAGGATGCGGCGGCGCTGGTCGTGGCGCGTGGTCGGTTGATGCAGGCGTTGCCGGCCGGTGGGGTGATGGTCGCGTTGGAGGCCACGGAAGCGGAGGTCGTGCCGCTGCTGTCGGACGGTGTGAGCATCGCCGCCGTCAACGGGCCGACCTCCTTGGTGTTGTCGGGTGCTGAGGGTGCGGTCGAGTCGGTGGTGGCCCGTTTCGAGCGTCGTCGGGTGAAGCGGCTGAGGGTGTCGCACGCGTTCCACTCGCCGTTGATGGACCCGATGCTGGAGGCCTTCCGTGAGGTTGCGGCCGGGCTGACCTACAACGCCCCGACGCTGCCGGTGGTGTCGAACGTGACGGGTGAGGTGGCGGACGCCGGGCGGTTGTGCTCGCCCGAGTACTGGGTGGAGCACGTACGCGGCACGGTCCGTTTCCACGACGGCGTGCGGGCCATGAAGGACCAGAAGGTCACCACCTTTCTGGAGTTGGGTCCGGACGGCATTCTCACCGGGATGGTGGCGGAGGACTGCGTGCCGTCGCTGCGGCGTGACGTGCCCGAGGACCGCGCGCTGCTGAACGCCGTGGGGCAGTTGCACACGCGCGGTGTCGCCGTCGACTGGGAGCAGGTCTTCGCCGGCCGGGATGCACGCCGCGTGGACCTGCCCACGTACGCCTTCCAGCGGCAGCGGTACTGGCTCGCCGCGGCGGCACCGGCGAGCGACGTCTCGATGCGGCACCCGGTGCTCAACGCGGTGCTGACCGTGCCCGACACGGGTGGTGTGCTGTGCACCGGACGGCTCTCGCGCGCCGCTCAGCCGTGGCTCTCCGAGCAGTTGCCGGGCGGAGACGTCGTCCCGGGAGCCGCAATGGTCGAGTTGGCGATCCGCGCCGGTGACGAGGTCGACGCCGGCACGGTGCGCGAACTGACGGTCGAGACGCCGCTCGTACTGCCCGCCACCGGAGCGCTCCGCGTGCAGGTCTCTGTCGGCGGCGCCGACGACGAGGGGCACCGTACGGTCGGTGTCTACACCCGTCCCGAGCGCGGCGACGACTCCTGGACCTGCCACGCCACCGGCACACTTGCGCCTACGAGCTCGACCGGCGAACCGACTGGCGATGCTCATCCGGCAGGGGGGTACATCGAGGTCGCCTTGGACAACGAACTCACCGCTGAAGCAAAGCACTTCGGCCTTCACCCGGTGCTTCTGGAAGCCGCGGCCCATGTGACCGGCCTGTCGGGCATGTCGACCGAATGGCGCGGTACGACCCTCCACGCAGCCGGCGCCTCCGCGGTGCGGGTTCGAGTGACGCCCACCGATTCCGACACGGTACGTCTGGACATCCGTGACGCGGACGGCGCACCCGTCGCGTCTGTGGAATCGGTCGTCCTGCGTGAGATACCGCAGGAGCAGTTGAGGGTGTCCGGCGGTGGTGGGTCGTTGTTGCGGGTGGAGTGGTCTGGTGTGCCGGTGTCTGTGGATGCGGATGCCGGTGTGGTGGAGGTGTTCGAGGTCGGGGCGGCGGTGTTGGATGCCGAAGGCGTGCGCGCTGTGACGGCCGAGGCGTTGTCGGTTGTGCAGTCCTTCCTTGCGTCGTCGCGGGAGGGTGTGCTGGTGGTGGTGACGCGGGGTGCGGTGGGTGTCGGGGGTGGTGTGGGTGATCCGGTGGTGGCCGGGGTGTGGGGTTTGGTGCGTTCGGCGCAGGCGGAGAATCCGGGCCGTGTCGTCCTGATGGACGTGGACCCGGATACCGGCTTGGACGCTGGTGTGGTGGCGGGTGTGGTGGCGTCGGGTGAGTCGCAGGTGGTGGTGCGCTCGGGTGAGGTGTTCGTGCCGCGGCTGGTGCGTGCTGCGGTGGCGGCTTCGGGTGGATCGGTGTTCCGGCCTGGTGGGACGGTCCTTGTCACGGGTGGTACCGGCACGCTGGGTGGTGTGGTTGCCCGGCATCTGGTCGGGGCGCATGGTGTGCGGAGTCTGGTGTTGACCAGCAGGCGGGGGCTTGATGCTCCGGGTGCGGTGGCGCTGAAGGCCGAGTTGGAGCAGGCCGGTGCCGTGGTGACGGTGGCGGCGTGTGATGTGGCTGACCGTGTGCAGTTGGCCGGCGTGTTGGCCTGTGTTCCCGTTGGGGCGCCGTTGTCGGGTGTGGTGCATACCGCTGGTGTGCTGGATGACGGTGTGATCGGGAGTCTGACGGCGGAGCGGTTGGCTGCGGTGTTGCGTCCCAAGGTTGACGCGGTGCTGGCGTTGCATGAGTTGACCAGCGGTCTGGAGCTGGATGCGTTCGTGTTGTATTCCTCCGCGTCCGGTGTGCTGGGTGGTCCGGGTCAGGGGAATTATTCGGCGGCGAATGCGTTTTTGGATGCTTTCGCTTGCTGGCGTCGTGGGCAGGGTCTGCCCGCTGTGTCGCTGGCGTGGGGGTTGTGGGGTGAGGCGAGCGCGATGACGGGCTCGCTGGGAGCGTCCGATCAGGCGCGTATGAGCCGTGGTGGTATCCGGGCTCTGTCCGTCGAGGAGGGCATGGCACTGTTCGACGCCGGCCTGACCGCCGATGAACCAGCCCTCGTCGCGGCCAAGTTCGACCTCGCGGCCCTCACCGAACAGGCCGCCGCCGACCGGCTGGCTCCCATGCTGCGAGGCCTCGTACGACAGCCGCGCCGGAGCGTCCGGACCGGTGCGGTCGGCGTTGGCACCGGTGGTGCGGCGGGCGAATCGCTGGCCGACCGGTTGGCGATGATGTCCCAGCCCGACCGGCAGCGCATCCTGCTCGACCTGGTGCGCACCGACGCCGCGGCCGTGCTGGGCCGCCGTGAACGGGATGCCATCGCACCGGAGCGTGCCTTCAAGGACCTCGGGTTCGACTCGCTGACGGGAGTGGAGCTGCGCAACCGGCTCACGGCGACCACGGGGCTCCAGCTACCCGCGTCGGCGG